GGCTATGCGTCAGGTTGAACTTTTTCACACGAATGTATTACAACCAAATCCTGAATTTGTCCATATTACAGATTGGAAACAGTTAGAGTCATTAAAAGAAGGGCAAATAGGTGCATTTTTAAGTTTGGAAGGTTGCGATGCAATTGGTGACGATCTTTTTAAATTACAAGCTTTTCTCGATGCTGGTGTAAAATTAGTTGGCCTTACTTGGAACTTTGAAAATGTTGTAGCATTTGGAGCAGAGGAAGCTCCTGATAGAGGTTTAAAGCCATTTGGAAAACAAGTTGTTAAGTTATTAAACGAAAAAGATATTATTATCGATGTATCACATTTAAATGAACAAAGTTTTTGGGATGTGTTACCTTTGGCAAAGCATATTATTGCTAGTCATTCAAATGCTAGAGCATTATGTGATCATCCACGTAATTTAACAGATGATCAGGCATTAGCACTGGTGAAAAATGGAGGCCATATACATGTTGTGTATTATCCGCCTTTTATAAGAAGGGATACAGAAAAGGTAACTTTATTGCATTTAGCAGAACATGTAAGCTATTTGGTAGACTTAGTAGGTGTCGAGAATATTGGATTGGGCTCGGATTTTGATGGGATCAATCAAACAATTAA
This window of the Rummeliibacillus pycnus genome carries:
- a CDS encoding dipeptidase; its protein translation is MKIIDLHCDVLYQLSKTSEPIQFSQAAELQASKEKLQAGHVIVQNFAIFISEDVPPVEKFTEAMRQVELFHTNVLQPNPEFVHITDWKQLESLKEGQIGAFLSLEGCDAIGDDLFKLQAFLDAGVKLVGLTWNFENVVAFGAEEAPDRGLKPFGKQVVKLLNEKDIIIDVSHLNEQSFWDVLPLAKHIIASHSNARALCDHPRNLTDDQALALVKNGGHIHVVYYPPFIRRDTEKVTLLHLAEHVSYLVDLVGVENIGLGSDFDGINQTINGLETAAHSQNLITTLLQQLSKEEVQMIAHRNFLNYVKNIEENRSM